In Treponema rectale, a single genomic region encodes these proteins:
- the ettA gene encoding energy-dependent translational throttle protein EttA, protein MAKTVDDKKIIYTMDRVSRAYGTKVVLKDISISYYYGAKIGVIGENGAGKSSLFKIFAGIDTEYTGETHLEKGYSMGYLEQEPYLEPGKTVMEIVKEGVKPITDLLEEFDKVNEAFGDPDADFDKLCARQAELQEKLDAADAWNLDANLELAMDALRCPPADQVVDVLSGGERRRVALCRLLLQQPDILLLDEPTNHLDAETVAWLERHLQNYPGTIIAITHDRYFLDNVAGWILEMDRGEGYPFKGNYSEWLEAKEKRMALEEKQASTRRREMQEELEWIHAGAKGRQAKHKEHITKYEQLLAEESKRIQLKDTQISIPAGPRLGNVVIDAEKITKSFDDRVLFEDLDFHIPAGAVVGIVGPNGAGKTTLFKMIATAAGQKVELPDGTLGEEKPDSGNIKIGETVKLVYVDQMRSKLDMNKTIYETLSGGSDLIKLGAVDEKGRPLNGGVREINAHAYCSWFNFSSAEQNKKISVLSGGERNRLNMGLMFKEAGNVLLLDEPTNDLDIATTRSLEEAINSFAGVVLVVSHDRYFLDRICTHILAFENNSEVKWFEGNWSEYAEWRKKELGIDDDHPHKTVYRKLTR, encoded by the coding sequence ATGGCTAAAACAGTAGACGATAAGAAAATTATTTACACGATGGATCGCGTTTCCCGCGCGTATGGAACAAAAGTTGTTTTAAAGGACATAAGCATTTCATATTATTATGGTGCAAAAATCGGTGTCATTGGTGAAAACGGTGCCGGTAAATCTTCTCTCTTTAAAATCTTTGCGGGAATTGATACTGAATATACAGGAGAAACCCATCTTGAAAAGGGATATTCAATGGGTTATCTGGAGCAGGAACCTTATCTTGAACCTGGCAAGACTGTAATGGAAATCGTTAAGGAAGGCGTAAAACCTATAACAGACCTTCTTGAAGAATTTGATAAAGTAAATGAAGCTTTTGGTGATCCAGATGCTGACTTTGATAAATTGTGTGCCCGTCAGGCTGAACTTCAGGAAAAACTTGATGCAGCAGATGCATGGAATCTTGATGCTAATCTTGAACTTGCAATGGATGCTTTACGCTGTCCGCCGGCAGATCAGGTTGTAGACGTGCTTTCCGGAGGTGAACGCCGCCGTGTTGCACTGTGCCGCCTTCTTCTTCAGCAGCCGGATATTCTTCTTCTTGATGAACCTACAAACCACCTTGATGCAGAAACTGTTGCTTGGCTTGAGCGTCATCTTCAGAATTATCCTGGAACAATTATTGCTATTACTCACGACCGCTACTTCCTTGATAATGTTGCAGGCTGGATTCTTGAAATGGACCGTGGTGAAGGTTATCCGTTTAAGGGTAATTATTCTGAATGGCTTGAAGCTAAAGAAAAGAGAATGGCTCTTGAAGAAAAGCAGGCTTCAACCCGCCGCCGCGAAATGCAGGAAGAATTGGAATGGATTCATGCAGGTGCTAAGGGACGTCAGGCTAAACATAAGGAACATATCACTAAATACGAACAGCTTCTTGCTGAAGAATCAAAACGCATTCAGCTTAAGGATACGCAGATTTCAATTCCTGCAGGACCTCGTCTCGGTAATGTAGTTATTGATGCAGAAAAAATTACAAAGTCTTTTGATGACAGAGTGCTTTTTGAAGACCTTGATTTCCATATTCCGGCTGGTGCTGTTGTGGGTATTGTCGGACCGAACGGTGCAGGTAAGACAACTCTGTTTAAAATGATTGCAACTGCTGCCGGTCAGAAGGTTGAACTTCCTGACGGAACTCTTGGTGAAGAAAAACCTGATTCCGGAAATATTAAAATCGGAGAAACAGTAAAGCTGGTTTATGTTGATCAGATGCGTTCCAAGCTTGATATGAACAAGACGATTTATGAAACTTTAAGCGGCGGTTCTGATTTAATAAAGCTTGGTGCTGTTGATGAAAAGGGTCGTCCGCTTAACGGAGGTGTCCGCGAAATAAACGCACATGCTTACTGTTCATGGTTTAACTTCTCAAGTGCAGAGCAGAATAAAAAGATAAGCGTACTTTCTGGTGGTGAACGCAACCGCCTCAACATGGGTCTTATGTTTAAGGAAGCTGGAAACGTTCTTCTCCTTGATGAACCTACAAACGATCTTGATATTGCAACAACCCGTTCTCTTGAAGAAGCAATTAATTCATTTGCAGGTGTCGTTCTTGTTGTAAGCCATGACCGCTACTTCCTTGACCGTATCTGTACACATATTCTTGCCTTTGAAAATAATTCAGAAGTTAAATGGTTTGAAGGTAACTGGAGTGAATATGCCGAGTGGCGCAAGAAGGAACTTGGCATTGATGATGATCATCCTCATAAGACAGTTTACCGTAAGCTTACAAGATAA